A region from the Oncorhynchus keta strain PuntledgeMale-10-30-2019 chromosome 5, Oket_V2, whole genome shotgun sequence genome encodes:
- the atp6v0ca gene encoding ATPase H+ transporting V0 subunit ca, whose protein sequence is MSSESPEYSPFFAVMGASAAMVFSALGAAYGTAKSGTGIAAMSVMRPELIMKSIIPVVMAGIIAIYGLVVAVLIANNISEKVTLYKSFLHLGAGLSVGLSGLAAGFAIGIVGDAGVRGTAQQPRLFVGMILILIFAEVLGLYGLIVALILSTK, encoded by the exons ATGTCGTCAGAAAGCCCCGAATATTCCCCGTTCTTCGCAGTGATGGGAGCCTCTGCGGCTATGGTCTTCAGCG cattGGGGGCGGCCTATGGCACGGCTAAGAGCGGAACGGGTATCGCTGCCATGTCGGTGATGCGGCCGGAGCTCATCATGAAGTCCATCATTCCTGTGGTCATGGCGGGTATCATAGCCATCTACGGGCTGGTGGTGGCGGTGCTCATCGCCAACAACATTTCAGAGAAAGTCACCCTCTACAA GAGTTTCCTCCACCTGGGTGCTGGGCTGAGCGTGGGGCTGAGTGGGCTGGCGGCTGGTTTCGCCATCGGCATTGTGGGCGATGCAGGTGTTCGGGGCACGGCCCAGCAGCCCAGGCTCTTCGTGGGCATGATCCTCATCCTGATCTTTGCAGAGGTCCTGGGGCTCTACGGTCTTATTGTGGCTCTCATCCTCTCCACAAAATAG